One window from the genome of Coturnix japonica isolate 7356 chromosome 21, Coturnix japonica 2.1, whole genome shotgun sequence encodes:
- the SLC2A1 gene encoding solute carrier family 2, facilitated glucose transporter member 1: MESGSKMTARLMLAVGGAVLGSLQFGYNTGVINAPQKVIEDFYNRTWLYRYEEPISPATLTTLWSLSVAIFSVGGMIGSFSVGLFVNRFGRRNSMLMSNILAFLAAVLMGFSKMALSFEMLILGRFIIGLYSGLTTGFVPMYVGEVSPTALRGALGTFHQLGIVLGILIAQVFGLDLIMGNDSLWPLLLGFIFVPALLQCIILPFAPESPRFLLINRNEENKAKSVLKKLRGTTDVSSDLQEMKEESRQMMREKKVTIMELFRSPMYRQPILIAIVLQLSQQLSGINAVFYYSTSIFEKSGVEQPVYATIGSGVVNTAFTVVSLFVVERAGRRTLHLVGLAGMAGCAVLMTIALTLLDQMAWMSYLSIVAIFGFVAFFEIGPGPIPWFIVAELFSQGPRPAAFAVAGLSNWTSNFIVGMGFQYIAQLCGSYVFIIFMVLLVLFFIFTYFKVPETKGRTFDEIASGFRQGGASQSDKTPDEFHSLGADSQV, from the exons ATGGAGAGCGGCAGCAAG ATGACAGCTCGGCTGATGCTGGCCGTGGGAGGAGCGGTGCTGGGCTCGCTGCAGTTCGGCTACAACACCGGCGTCATCAACGCCCCGCAGAAG GTGATTGAAGACTTCTACAACCGCACCTGGCTGTACCGATATGAGGAGCCCATCAGCCCTGCCACCCTCACCACGCTGTGGTCCCTCTCCGTTGCCATCTTCTCAGTTGGAGGCATGATTGGATCCTTTTCCGTGGGACTCTTTGTCAACCGCTTTGGCCG GCGTAACTCCATGCTGATGTCAAACATCCTCGCCTTCCTGGCTGCTGTCCTCATGGGCTTTTCCAAGATGGCTTTGTCCTTTGAGATGCTCATTCTTGGCCGCTTCATCATTGGCCTATATTCTGGCCTCACCACAGGCTTTGTGCCCATGTATGTGGGCGAGGTGTCACCGACCGCGCTACGGGGTGCACTGGGGACCTTCCATCAGCTTGGCATTGTCTTGGGCATTCTCATTGCACAG GTGTTTGGCCTGGACTTGATCATGGGAAATGACTCTCTCTGGCCGCTGCTCCTGGGGTTCATCTTcgtccctgccctgctgcagtgcatcATCCTCCCCTTTGCCCCTGAGAGCCCCCGCTTCCTCCTGATCAACCGCAATGAGGAGAACAAAGCCAAGAGTG TCCTCAAGAAGCTCCGGGGTACGACAGATGTCAGCAGCGACCTGCAGGAGATGAAGGAGGAGAGCCGGCAAATGATGAGAGAGAAGAAGGTCACTATCATGGAGCTCTTCCGCTCTCCCATGTACCGCCAGCCCATCCTCATCGCAATCGTGTTGCAGCtgtcccagcagctctcagggaTCAATGCG gTTTTCTACTACTCCACGAGCATCTTTGAGAAGTCAGGTGTGGAGCAGCCCGTCTATGCCACCATTGGCTCTGGGGTGGTGAATACAGCTTTCACTGTTGTTTCG CTCTTCGTGGTGGAGCGAGCTGGACGCAGGACCCTGCACCTCGTGGGCCTGGCAGGGATGGCAGGGTGTGCAGTGCTTATGACCATTGCTCTGACGCTGCTG GACCAAATGGCCTGGATGTCCTACCTCAGCATCGTTGCCATCTTCGGGTTTGTGGCCTTCTTTGAGATTGGTCCAGGCCCCATCCCTTGGTTTATCGTGGCAGAACTGTTCAGCCAAGGCCCTCGTCCTGCTGCCTTCGCTGTTGCTGGGCTGTCTAACTGGACCTCCAACTTCATTGTGGGCATGGGCTTCCAGTACATTGCG CAACTCTGCGGCTCCTAcgtcttcatcatcttcatggtGCTGCTAGtcctcttcttcatcttcaCCTACTTCAAGGTGCCGGAGACAAAGGGCCGGACCTTCGATGAGATCGCCTCCGGCTTCCGCCAGGGGGGTGCAAGCCAGAGTGACAAGACCCCAGACGAGTTCCACAGCTTGGGTGCTGACTCCCAGGTCTAA